In one Bradyrhizobium sp. 4 genomic region, the following are encoded:
- a CDS encoding IS701 family transposase: MIHGWSALGGLTMPGWEDELERWLMPFLDRLGHKTRQRMCPLYVAGLIGPGDRKSVQPMAERLATSNYDQLHHFIADGVWNATPLETELLNQADRLVGGRDAVLVIDDTSLPKKGERSVGVAAQYASALGKTANCQTLVSLTLARGEVPVMVALRLFLPDSWTSDMPRLKRARVPVEHRTPRSKPEIALAEIDRAMAANIRFGCVLADAGYGLSAPFRQGLTERGLAWAVGIPRHQKVYPVDVKLIWPITKARGKPRKHHVPDILSIAAEQMLASAKWKTVSWRSGTKGRLKARFAALRVRTADGPPQRIWDKGQQHLPGDEAWLIGEQRASGEKKYYLANLPATTDLRTLAATIKARWICEQAHQQLKEELGLDHFEGRSWQGLHRHALMTMIAYAFLQHRRLANAGRKKKNQRASASTDYARRTSRHRRSHPSAAAPAVPTLPKANP, translated from the coding sequence ATGATTCATGGGTGGTCGGCTCTTGGAGGGCTGACCATGCCGGGATGGGAAGACGAACTCGAACGCTGGCTGATGCCGTTCTTGGACCGGCTGGGTCATAAGACCCGACAGCGGATGTGTCCTCTATATGTTGCGGGATTGATCGGTCCTGGCGATCGCAAGAGCGTTCAGCCGATGGCGGAACGCCTTGCCACGAGCAACTACGACCAGTTGCACCATTTCATTGCGGACGGCGTCTGGAACGCGACGCCGCTAGAGACAGAGCTGCTCAACCAGGCGGACCGACTTGTCGGCGGCAGGGATGCGGTGCTGGTTATTGATGACACCTCACTGCCGAAAAAGGGTGAGCGATCGGTCGGTGTTGCGGCTCAATACGCGTCGGCTCTCGGTAAAACTGCAAATTGCCAAACGCTGGTGTCTTTAACGCTTGCGCGCGGGGAAGTGCCCGTGATGGTCGCGTTACGTCTCTTTCTGCCTGACAGCTGGACAAGCGACATGCCTCGCTTGAAGCGCGCTCGCGTGCCAGTCGAACACCGAACGCCGCGGTCCAAGCCGGAGATCGCTTTGGCCGAGATTGACCGCGCGATGGCAGCCAACATACGCTTTGGATGTGTGCTGGCGGATGCAGGATACGGCCTCAGCGCGCCGTTTCGACAAGGGCTAACAGAGCGCGGGCTGGCCTGGGCGGTCGGTATCCCTCGGCACCAGAAAGTGTATCCGGTCGATGTGAAGCTCATTTGGCCGATCACCAAAGCCCGTGGCAAACCACGAAAGCACCACGTGCCCGATATCTTATCGATTGCGGCAGAACAAATGCTGGCCAGCGCCAAATGGAAAACCGTGAGTTGGCGCAGCGGGACGAAAGGTCGGCTCAAAGCCCGATTTGCTGCTCTCCGTGTCCGCACCGCCGACGGCCCTCCGCAGCGGATATGGGATAAAGGTCAGCAGCATCTCCCAGGCGACGAAGCCTGGCTCATTGGCGAGCAACGTGCCTCCGGGGAGAAGAAATACTATCTCGCCAATCTTCCGGCGACGACGGATCTGCGCACGCTGGCCGCCACCATCAAGGCACGGTGGATTTGTGAGCAGGCGCATCAACAGTTGAAGGAGGAACTTGGACTTGATCACTTCGAAGGGCGATCATGGCAAGGTCTTCATCGCCACGCCCTTATGACAATGATTGCCTACGCCTTCCTGCAACATCGTCGCCTCGCAAACGCGGGGCGAAAAAAAAAGAATCAACGGGCCTCCGCCTCAACCGACTATGCCCGCCGTACGTCACGCCATCGTCGATCTCATCCTTCGGCCGCCGCCCCAGCAGTGCCCACATTGCCGAAAGCAAATCCTTGA
- the metF gene encoding methylenetetrahydrofolate reductase [NAD(P)H], with amino-acid sequence MTELTRRCPRGSRALLSPSISFEFFPPKTEEMERNLWDTINRLAPLDPKFVSVTYGAGGSTRERTHATISRILKETALLPAAHLTCVGASRGEIDEIVDRYHEVGVRHIVGLRGDPPGGIGTAYSSHPDGYQSSADLVAGIKKRHGDIEVSVSAYPEKHPEARDFDDDIDTLQAKVDAGATRAITQVFFDNDLYFRYLDRVRARGINIPIVPGIMPMHNFKQARAFVTRAGTSVPDWFAAKFEGLDEDAETRKLVAATVAAGQVQKLAKHGVDTFHFYTMNRADLVFAISHLLGIRAKSAQKAA; translated from the coding sequence ATGACTGAGTTGACGCGGCGTTGTCCCAGAGGGTCCCGCGCGCTGCTATCCCCTTCGATCTCCTTCGAGTTCTTCCCACCCAAGACCGAAGAGATGGAGCGGAATCTCTGGGACACCATCAACCGGCTTGCCCCGCTCGACCCGAAATTCGTCTCGGTGACCTACGGCGCCGGCGGCTCGACCCGTGAGCGGACCCACGCGACCATCTCGCGCATCCTGAAAGAAACCGCGCTGCTGCCGGCCGCGCATCTGACCTGCGTCGGCGCCTCCCGCGGGGAGATCGACGAGATCGTCGACCGCTATCACGAGGTCGGCGTCCGCCACATCGTCGGCCTGCGCGGCGATCCCCCGGGCGGCATTGGCACGGCCTATTCCAGCCATCCCGATGGCTACCAGAGCTCCGCCGACCTCGTCGCCGGCATCAAGAAGCGGCACGGCGATATCGAGGTGTCGGTCTCGGCGTACCCTGAGAAGCATCCCGAGGCGCGCGACTTCGACGATGACATCGACACGCTGCAGGCCAAGGTCGATGCAGGTGCGACCCGCGCGATCACGCAGGTGTTCTTCGATAACGACCTCTATTTCCGCTATCTCGACCGCGTGCGCGCGCGCGGGATCAACATCCCGATCGTGCCGGGCATCATGCCCATGCATAATTTCAAGCAGGCGAGAGCCTTCGTCACCCGCGCCGGCACCTCCGTGCCGGACTGGTTCGCCGCGAAATTCGAGGGGCTCGACGAAGACGCCGAGACCCGCAAGCTGGTGGCGGCGACCGTCGCGGCCGGCCAGGTGCAGAAGCTGGCCAAGCACGGCGTCGACACCTTCCATTTCTACACCATGAACCGCGCCGATCTCGTGTTCGCGATCAGCCATTTGCTCGGCATCCGCGCCAAGAGCGCGCAGAAGGCGGCTTAA
- the metH gene encoding methionine synthase, producing MTVSTSPKRTALLNAARERILVLDGAMGTMIQNLQFDEAAFRGERFKNFHRDLRGNNDLLILTQPQAIEDIHAAYLRAGADIVATNTFSTTSIAQADYDFADIVYEMAREGARLAGNAARRVEAEDGKPRFVAGAIGPTNRTASISPDVSNPGYRAVTFDDLRKSYGEQINGMLDGGVDLLLVETIFDTLNAKAALYAIAEITEERGIDMPVMVSGTITDKSGRLLSGQLPEAFWHSVQHAKPVTIGFNCALGAEDLRAHIADIGRVADTLVCAYPNAGLPNEFGQYDETPEYMARLVGEFARDGLVNIVGGCCGTTPDHIAAIAAAVAPHKPRIVPEIEPRLRLSGLEPFILTDAIPFVNVGERTNVTGSARFRKLVTAGDYTAALQVARDQVENGAQIIDVNMDEGLLDSEAAMVTFLNLVAAEPDIARVPVMVDSSKFSVIEAGLKCVQGKPVVNSISMKEGEDKFIHEAKIARRHGAAVVVMAFDEVGQADTFARKTEICKRAYDILMNRVGFPPEDIIFDPNIFAIATGIEEHNNYGVDFIEATRWIRKNLPGAHISGGVSNLSFSFRGNEPVREAMHSVFLYHAIKAGMDMGIVNAGQMIVYDDIDPELRQVCEDVILNRDPGASERLLALAERFRGNKTQTKEADLAWREWPVAKRLSHSLVHGITEFIEQDTEEARKASTRPLDVIEGPLMAGMNVVGDLFGDGKMFLPQVVKSARVMKQAVAWLMPFMEEEKARNLANGIGTEGSSSAGKIVLATVKGDVHDIGKNIVGIVLQCNNYEVIDLGVMVPAAKIVDTVKAEKADIVGLSGLITPSLDEMAFFAAELQREGLKLPLLIGGATTSRVHTAVKIDPSYRAGPVVHVNDASRAVGVASALLSPERREAYAAEVRAEYAKISDAHMRAQADKKRLKLATARANRVPVDFAANKPVKPTFLGTRSFDDYDLAELVPYIDWTPFFQTWELAGRFPAILDDAKVGEVARSLYDDARKMLDLIVKEKWFRARATVGFWPANAQGDDIVLYADESRTRTIATLHTLRQQLEKREGRFNAALSDFVAPAGTGVPDYVGGFVVTAGIGEDVVADRFKMANDDYSSILCKALADRLAEAFAERMHARVRREFWAYAPDEALSTDDLILEKYQGIRPAPGYPAQPDHTEKATLFELLDAENTAGVKLTESFAMWPGSSVSGLYLANPESYYFGVGKIERDQVEDYAARKGMTIPEAERWLAPILNYIPAQVEVAAKTAAGGATFVATPANDAQAADLAVHPAGCTCAVHQAWRRKVARS from the coding sequence ATGACCGTATCCACCTCTCCCAAGCGAACCGCCCTGCTCAACGCCGCGCGCGAGCGCATTCTCGTGCTCGACGGCGCCATGGGCACGATGATCCAGAATCTCCAGTTCGACGAGGCCGCCTTCCGCGGCGAGCGATTCAAGAACTTCCATCGCGATTTGCGCGGCAACAACGACCTCTTGATCCTGACCCAACCGCAGGCGATCGAGGACATCCACGCCGCTTACTTGCGCGCCGGCGCCGACATCGTCGCGACCAACACCTTCTCCACGACCTCGATTGCCCAGGCCGATTACGATTTCGCCGACATCGTCTACGAGATGGCGCGCGAAGGCGCCCGCCTCGCCGGCAACGCCGCACGCCGCGTCGAGGCCGAGGACGGCAAGCCGCGCTTCGTCGCCGGCGCCATCGGACCGACCAACCGCACCGCCTCGATCTCGCCCGACGTGTCCAATCCCGGCTACCGTGCCGTCACGTTCGACGACTTACGCAAATCCTATGGCGAGCAGATCAACGGCATGCTCGATGGCGGCGTCGATCTGCTGCTGGTCGAGACCATCTTCGACACGCTGAACGCCAAGGCGGCGCTGTACGCGATCGCCGAGATCACGGAAGAACGTGGCATCGACATGCCCGTGATGGTGTCGGGCACCATCACCGACAAGTCCGGCCGCCTGCTGTCCGGCCAGTTGCCGGAAGCGTTCTGGCATTCGGTGCAGCACGCCAAGCCTGTGACCATCGGCTTCAACTGCGCGCTGGGCGCGGAAGATCTGCGCGCGCATATCGCCGATATCGGCCGCGTCGCCGACACGCTTGTTTGTGCCTATCCCAATGCCGGCCTGCCCAATGAGTTCGGCCAGTATGACGAGACTCCGGAATACATGGCCCGCCTGGTCGGCGAGTTCGCGCGCGATGGCCTCGTCAACATCGTCGGCGGTTGCTGCGGCACCACGCCGGACCATATCGCGGCGATTGCGGCTGCGGTCGCGCCGCACAAGCCGCGCATCGTGCCGGAGATCGAACCTCGCTTGCGGCTCTCCGGCCTCGAGCCGTTCATCCTGACCGACGCCATTCCCTTCGTGAACGTCGGCGAGCGCACCAACGTCACCGGCTCCGCCCGCTTCCGCAAGCTGGTCACCGCCGGCGACTACACCGCCGCGCTGCAGGTCGCGCGCGACCAGGTCGAGAACGGCGCGCAGATCATCGACGTCAACATGGACGAGGGTCTTCTGGACTCGGAAGCCGCGATGGTGACCTTCCTCAACCTCGTCGCCGCCGAGCCCGACATTGCCCGCGTGCCCGTAATGGTCGACAGCTCGAAATTCTCCGTGATCGAGGCCGGCCTGAAATGCGTGCAGGGCAAGCCGGTCGTCAACTCGATCTCGATGAAGGAAGGCGAGGACAAGTTCATTCACGAGGCCAAGATCGCCCGCCGTCACGGCGCGGCCGTCGTGGTGATGGCGTTCGACGAGGTCGGCCAGGCCGACACGTTCGCCCGCAAGACCGAGATCTGCAAGCGCGCCTACGACATCCTGATGAACCGCGTCGGCTTCCCGCCGGAAGACATCATCTTCGATCCCAATATTTTCGCGATCGCAACCGGCATCGAGGAGCACAACAATTATGGCGTCGACTTCATCGAGGCGACGCGCTGGATCCGCAAGAATCTGCCGGGCGCGCACATTTCTGGTGGTGTGTCCAATTTGTCGTTCTCGTTCCGCGGCAACGAGCCGGTGCGCGAGGCCATGCACTCGGTGTTCCTGTATCACGCCATCAAGGCCGGCATGGACATGGGCATCGTCAATGCCGGGCAGATGATCGTCTATGACGATATCGATCCCGAATTGCGCCAGGTGTGCGAGGACGTCATCCTCAACCGCGACCCCGGTGCGTCCGAGCGTCTGCTGGCGCTTGCGGAAAGATTCCGCGGCAACAAGACTCAGACCAAGGAAGCCGATCTCGCCTGGCGCGAATGGCCGGTGGCGAAGCGGCTGTCGCATTCGCTGGTGCACGGCATCACCGAGTTCATCGAGCAGGATACCGAAGAGGCCCGCAAGGCCTCGACGCGCCCACTCGACGTGATCGAGGGACCGCTGATGGCCGGCATGAACGTGGTCGGCGATCTCTTCGGCGACGGCAAGATGTTCCTGCCGCAGGTGGTGAAGTCGGCCCGCGTGATGAAGCAGGCTGTCGCCTGGCTGATGCCGTTCATGGAGGAGGAGAAGGCGCGCAATCTCGCCAACGGCATCGGCACGGAAGGCTCCTCGTCCGCCGGCAAGATCGTGCTCGCGACCGTCAAGGGCGACGTCCACGACATCGGCAAGAACATCGTCGGCATCGTGCTCCAGTGCAACAATTACGAGGTCATCGACCTCGGCGTGATGGTGCCCGCGGCCAAGATCGTCGATACGGTGAAGGCGGAGAAGGCCGACATCGTCGGGCTGTCCGGCCTGATCACACCCTCGCTCGACGAGATGGCGTTCTTCGCCGCAGAATTGCAGCGCGAAGGCCTCAAGCTGCCGCTGCTCATCGGCGGCGCCACCACGAGCCGCGTGCATACCGCGGTCAAGATCGACCCGAGCTATCGCGCAGGACCCGTGGTGCATGTCAACGACGCCAGCCGCGCCGTCGGTGTTGCGTCGGCGCTGCTGTCGCCCGAGAGGCGCGAGGCCTATGCCGCCGAGGTGCGCGCCGAATACGCAAAGATCTCGGACGCCCATATGCGCGCCCAGGCCGACAAGAAGCGGCTGAAGCTGGCGACCGCCCGCGCCAACCGCGTGCCGGTCGACTTTGCCGCGAACAAGCCGGTGAAGCCGACCTTCCTCGGCACCCGAAGCTTTGACGACTACGATCTCGCAGAGCTCGTGCCCTATATCGACTGGACGCCGTTCTTCCAGACCTGGGAGCTCGCCGGGCGCTTCCCCGCCATCCTCGACGATGCCAAGGTCGGCGAAGTCGCGCGCTCGCTCTACGACGATGCACGCAAAATGCTCGACCTGATCGTCAAGGAGAAATGGTTCCGCGCGCGCGCCACCGTCGGCTTCTGGCCGGCCAATGCGCAGGGCGACGACATCGTGCTTTACGCCGACGAGAGCCGGACCAGGACGATCGCAACGCTGCACACGCTGCGCCAGCAGCTCGAGAAGCGCGAGGGCCGTTTCAACGCGGCGCTGTCCGACTTCGTCGCGCCTGCCGGCACGGGTGTCCCCGATTATGTCGGCGGCTTCGTCGTCACCGCCGGCATCGGCGAGGATGTGGTCGCCGACCGTTTCAAGATGGCCAATGACGACTACTCGTCGATCCTGTGCAAGGCGCTGGCCGACCGCCTCGCCGAAGCCTTCGCCGAGCGCATGCACGCCCGCGTCCGCCGCGAGTTCTGGGCCTATGCGCCGGATGAGGCGCTCTCGACCGACGATCTGATCCTCGAAAAGTATCAGGGCATCCGTCCCGCCCCCGGCTATCCCGCGCAACCCGATCACACCGAGAAGGCCACGCTGTTCGAGCTGCTCGATGCCGAGAACACCGCCGGCGTGAAGCTGACCGAGAGCTTTGCGATGTGGCCGGGCTCTTCCGTGTCGGGGCTCTATCTCGCCAATCCCGAGAGCTATTATTTCGGCGTCGGCAAGATCGAGCGCGATCAGGTCGAGGATTATGCTGCGCGCAAGGGCATGACGATCCCCGAGGCCGAGCGCTGGCTCGCGCCGATCCTGAACTACATCCCGGCCCAGGTGGAGGTGGCCGCAAAGACGGCGGCGGGCGGCGCGACCTTCGTGGCCACGCCGGCCAACGATGCGCAAGCCGCCGATCTCGCCGTGCATCCTGCGGGCTGCACCTGTGCGGTGCATCAGGCCTGGCGCAGGAAGGTAGCGCGGAGCTGA
- the metK gene encoding methionine adenosyltransferase, producing the protein MRASYLFTSESVSEGHPDKVCDRISDEIVDLFYREGPKAGIDPWQIRAACETLATTNKVVIAGETRGPASVTNEQIEGVVRAAIKDIGYEQEGFHWQKADIEILLHPQSADIAQGVDALQPGEVKEEGAGDQGIMFGYATNETPDLMPAPIFYAHKILRLISEARHSGREKVLGPDSKSQVTVQYENGKPVGVREIVVSHQHLVEDISSKQIRDIVEPYVREALPKDWITAKTIWHINPTGKFYIGGPDGDSGLTGRKIIVDTYGGAAPHGGGAFSGKDPTKVDRSAAYAARYVAKNIVAAGLADRCTLQLAYAIGVARPLSIYIDTHGTGKVSEDQLEKAVAKAMDLTPRGIRSHLDLNRPIYARTSAYGHFGRTPDNEGGFSWEKTDLVEPLKRAV; encoded by the coding sequence ATGCGCGCGTCCTATCTCTTCACCAGCGAGTCCGTGTCCGAAGGCCATCCGGACAAGGTTTGCGACCGGATCTCCGACGAGATCGTCGATCTGTTCTACCGCGAAGGGCCGAAAGCCGGCATCGATCCCTGGCAAATTCGCGCCGCCTGCGAAACGCTCGCGACCACCAACAAGGTCGTGATCGCCGGCGAGACCCGCGGTCCCGCGTCCGTCACCAACGAGCAGATCGAAGGTGTCGTTCGCGCTGCGATCAAGGACATCGGCTACGAGCAGGAAGGTTTCCACTGGCAGAAGGCGGACATCGAGATCCTGCTGCATCCGCAGTCGGCCGACATCGCGCAGGGCGTCGATGCGCTGCAGCCGGGCGAAGTCAAGGAAGAGGGCGCTGGCGACCAGGGCATCATGTTCGGCTACGCCACCAACGAGACGCCCGATCTGATGCCGGCGCCGATCTTCTACGCCCATAAGATCCTGCGCCTCATCTCGGAAGCGCGGCACTCCGGCCGTGAGAAGGTGTTGGGCCCGGACTCGAAGAGCCAGGTCACGGTGCAGTACGAGAACGGCAAGCCGGTGGGCGTGCGCGAGATCGTGGTGTCGCATCAGCATCTGGTCGAGGACATCTCGTCCAAGCAGATTCGCGACATCGTCGAGCCCTATGTGCGCGAGGCGCTGCCGAAGGATTGGATCACGGCGAAGACCATCTGGCACATCAACCCGACCGGCAAGTTCTACATCGGCGGTCCCGACGGCGATTCCGGCCTGACCGGCCGCAAGATCATCGTCGACACCTATGGTGGCGCGGCTCCGCATGGTGGCGGCGCGTTTTCCGGCAAGGATCCGACCAAGGTCGACCGCTCCGCGGCTTACGCTGCCCGCTATGTCGCCAAGAACATCGTCGCGGCCGGTCTTGCCGACCGCTGCACGCTGCAGCTCGCCTACGCCATCGGCGTGGCGCGTCCGCTGTCGATCTACATCGACACCCACGGCACCGGTAAGGTGTCGGAGGATCAGCTCGAGAAGGCCGTTGCCAAGGCGATGGATCTCACCCCGCGTGGCATCCGCAGCCATCTCGATCTCAACCGCCCGATCTACGCGCGCACCTCGGCCTACGGCCATTTCGGCCGTACCCCCGACAACGAGGGCGGCTTCTCCTGGGAGAAGACCGATCTCGTCGAGCCGCTCAAGCGCGCGGTCTGA